A segment of the Neorhodopirellula lusitana genome:
GCCGTCAAAAGTCACGATCAACGCATTCCCCTTGGCGTTGGGGACGTAGCCGGCGGAACGATAGAGATGGATGTCGCGAGTGTTGCCCAGGATTGAACTGGTTAACAAGTGGGTTTCCACCGATCCCTTAGGAACGTCGGGATTGACGGTCGACCAGATCGGCTGGGGAGCGTCGGGAAGTTCGACGATTGACACGCCCTCGTAGGCATCCACCGGGTCTAGCGGTTCATGCAGTGGGTTCAGCGGGTCTCGTTGGGCCGTTGCCAGGATGGCACGGCGTCGTTGGGTGGGCGTGCCTCGAAACACGGGAACATCGGGTGCGAGTCGATAGTCGATGCGTGCCGTCTTGGGGACGCGATAGCTGTGGTACCAAACGTCACTTTGGGCCAGTTGTTTCAGCTCATCGTGATCGCCTGATGGAGACCCGAATAGACGCACGTTGTGTTTGGCCCCACGCCACAGGAAGGTGAGTAACGCTTCATCGCCGGCGAGCGGCGGTGTCACGTTCGATGTCTCGATCAGCGGCGTTCCCGATTCCGAAATTTGGCTCCAGAACTTTGTGGTGTCGCCGCCCGCTTGAAGGTGCTTTCTCAGGCTCGATAGCATCGGGCTGGCGAGTTGATCATCTGGGAGCGTTTGGTCGGCAACGGGGATCACGCTGTCAAGATTCAGGTCGTAAGCTGTGCCCGTTTTTCCGCTTAGCTCAAGCGTGTAGGGGCCGCGGTCGCCAACGACAAACATGAAGTTCTGTAGCGAACCGATGCCGGACGCCAAACGCCGCAGTTTCGTTTGATCGCGATCTACCAACCACACTGTGATCCCTGCCCCACGGACCGAACCACGCACGAAGTCGCCCGCGGTTACTTGGATTTCGTATGACTCGGGTTGGCTGGGCGAGGTGACAGTGCCGCTGCATGTCATCCCAGATGCGATGTCGCCGCCGTGAGCGTCGGCGAAACATTGGAGTGTGGGAGGGAAGCAATAACCCAAGAGGAGGGCAAGAAACAATCTCATCGCATCAGTTCCGAAGGGCGGCAATTCACTGAGAAAAGCTCTATCAAAACAAGCTGATTCGTCAGTGCAACCCTGCGGCGGAAATTCAATCGTGCCAGACGGGATCTTCGCCACGTGAAGCATCCGGCATCATGCGGATGAAGCGAGCAAAGAGGCAGCGGAAAACTTTCATGACGTAGTCGCCACCCAATTCTCAATTGCCTCCCCCATTCAACCCAAACTCCATCCCGGCGCATCACCCCCCGAAGCTTCTGAGCCCCTGAGCCCCTGAGCCCCTAAGCTAAGCCCCTGTGTTCCTGTGTTCCTGTGGCCCTGTGGCCCTGTGGCCCTGTAGCCCCACTCCGATCAAGAATCAACGTACGTTAG
Coding sequences within it:
- a CDS encoding alpha/beta hydrolase; this encodes MRLFLALLLGYCFPPTLQCFADAHGGDIASGMTCSGTVTSPSQPESYEIQVTAGDFVRGSVRGAGITVWLVDRDQTKLRRLASGIGSLQNFMFVVGDRGPYTLELSGKTGTAYDLNLDSVIPVADQTLPDDQLASPMLSSLRKHLQAGGDTTKFWSQISESGTPLIETSNVTPPLAGDEALLTFLWRGAKHNVRLFGSPSGDHDELKQLAQSDVWYHSYRVPKTARIDYRLAPDVPVFRGTPTQRRRAILATAQRDPLNPLHEPLDPVDAYEGVSIVELPDAPQPIWSTVNPDVPKGSVETHLLTSSILGNTRDIHLYRSAGYVPNAKGNALIVTFDGDQYRDDVKVPVILDNLVAAGKIPPTAAIMISNPSQKSRSAELPCNDDFARFLSEELMPWAKQKHISAARENTVVAGASFGGLASAFIGLKLPNLFGNVFSQSGSLWWAPGGFEAKGTTESQWLTRQYVTAQLPPVRYYLETGTFERPSEILQCTRHLRDVLQAKGQDVKYNEFVGGHGYFYWRYSFAKGILHLLGNRS